One window from the genome of Festucalex cinctus isolate MCC-2025b unplaced genomic scaffold, RoL_Fcin_1.0 HiC_scaffold_26, whole genome shotgun sequence encodes:
- the LOC144011096 gene encoding uncharacterized protein LOC144011096, with protein sequence MDPEHCAHYTGAPNEHGNGNKSRCEGKHKKAPLQVPRMSEVNVNCNEEELPEEPFEPLTQEVSVPLTQASPLRTTKDVNRSEQNVGAGWQLSREPGDLVSTPQSEEKKMYMTEDEDEMDVMEQIVFPLTQEVSLPLTQKVSSLHRTGSPGEKKQQRKSEDSSKKVKTSDKTVGDGRQVSREASPQLMELENVRPREAESDFSDWEDAEQIMEHALLVEKHVQHP encoded by the exons ATGGATCCCGAGCATTGTGCTCACTACACTGGAGCCCCAAATGAACATGGCAATGGAAACAAGTCAAGG TGTGAGGGCAAGCACAAGAAAGCGCCGCTGCAGGTTCCAAGGATGAGTGAG gTGAACGTGAATTGCAATGAGGAGGAGCTCCCGGAAGAACCTTTCGAGCCTTTGACACAGGAGGTTTCTGTGCCATTAACACAGGCCTCCCCGCTGAGAACTACCAAAGATGTGAACAGGTCTGAGCAGAATGTGGGGGCTGGATGGCAACTTTCAAGGGAGCCCGGGGATCTCGTCTCTACTCCACAGTCCGAGGAAAAAAAG ATGTACATGACTGAAGACGAAGATGAGATGGacgtcatggaacaaattgtCTTTCCCTTAACACAAGAAGTCTCCCTGCCCTTAACACAGAAGGTCTCCTCCCTGCACCGG ACAGGCTCACCTGGGGAAAAGAAGCAGCAAAGGAAGAGTGAAGACAGCAGCAAAAAGGTGAAAACATCTGACAAAACAGTGGGAGATGGACGGCAAGTTTCAAGGGAGGCTTCTCCCCAGTTGATGGAATTGGAGAATGTACGCCCGAGGGAAGCTGAG TCTGACTTCAGTGACTGGGAAGATGCGGAACAGATAATGGAACATGCCTTGTTGGTAGAAAAACATGTCCAGCACCCTTGA